From Lolium perenne isolate Kyuss_39 chromosome 5, Kyuss_2.0, whole genome shotgun sequence, a single genomic window includes:
- the LOC127300356 gene encoding zinc finger protein CO3-like: MMKVEPELRGMPQQQRCDSCRSAPCAFYCRADSAALCAACDADVHSANTLASRHRRVPMGAAAVAAPAGGAFVVRPAGGVNSSWPIREGRRRYYDDDVGGGEEEDEEEATSWLLLDPLKGSEGHAAPAYGDALVADFLDLGGAGEKDESIKECRVVNEIDINEGSSHEFVVPGEQLPERQCFTGETAYDAHNFEQGYGYGATFQRSLSMSSSPDNSSTVQDVSSSYLRRSESSVDLFSTAAAHMSPQFMAMDREARVHRYREKRKMRRFEKTIRYASRKAYAETRPRIKGRFAKRADADLEVDQYFSAAALSDSSCGVVPTF, from the exons ATGATGAAGGTGGAGCCAGAGCTCCGCGGCATGCCGCAGCAGCAGCGGTGTGACTCGTGCCGGTCGGCGCCCTGCGCGTTCTACTGCCGCGCCGACTCGGCGGCGCTCTGCGCGGCGTGCGACGCGGACGTGCACTCCGCCAACACGCTGGCCAGCCGCCACCGCCGCGTCCCCATGGGCGCGGCCGCCGTGGCGGCCCCGGCCGGTGGCGCCTTCGTCGTCCGGCCCGCCGGCGGCGTCAACTCCTCCTGGCCCATCCGCGAGGGCCGCAGGCGCTACTACGACGAcgacgtcggcggcggcgaggaagaggacgaggaggaggccacGTCGTGGCTGCTCCTCGACCCGCTCAAAGGCTCCGAGGGTCACGCGGCGCCGGCGTACGGCGACGCCTTGGTCGCTGACTTCCTTGACCTCGGCGGGGCAGGGGAGAAGGACGAGTCGATCAAGGAGTGCCGCGTCGTCAATGAGATCGACATCAACGAAGGTAGCAGCCACGAGTTCGTCGTGCCCGGCGAGCAGCTGCCGGAGCGGCAGTGCTTCACCGGGGAGACGGCGTACGATGCGCACAACTTTGAGCAAGGGTACGGATATGGCGCAACATTCCAACGCAGC CTATCAATGTCATCGTCGCCGGACAACAGCAGCACCGTCCAGGACGTGAGCAGCTCGTACCTGAGACGCAGCGAGAGCAGCGTCGACCTCTTCTCCACGGCGGCGGCGCACATGTCGCCGCAGTTCATGGCCATGGACAGGGAGGCCAGGGTGCACCGGTACAgggagaagaggaagatgaggcggTTCGAGAAGACCATCCGGTACGCGTCGCGGAAGGCCTACGCCGAGACCCGGCCACGGATCAAGGGCCGGTTCGCCAAGCGCGCCGACGCCGACCTCGAAGTGGATCAGTACTTCTCCGCCGCCGCGCtgtccgactccagctgcggcGTCGTGCCCACGTTCTAG
- the LOC127300355 gene encoding uncharacterized protein translates to MGCSFSGLNALYDTVGANADIWVNDHRFRVLRRLGDAGPAGSSVFLVKEVVAAAAASDGTAGAGPGTVGIAKKKGVDPSHISADGTYALKKVLIQSDQHLELVRQEIKVSSQFSHPNLLPLLENAIIAVKGVQDGSQNHEAYLLFPVHLDGTLQDVLKAMQEKKEHFPTITILQIFRQLCAGLKHMHSFEPPYAHNGVKPDNVLITQRKEQHLAILMDFESARPARRAIRSQAEALQLQEWASEHCSELYRAPELWECPSHADIDERTDVWSLGCTLYAMMYGKSPFEYELDEAAGESLVTVIKSAQVKWSTEMGSSYPDSLRQFITWMLQPHPAVRPHIDDVIIHVDKLIAKYST, encoded by the exons ATGGGGTGCTCCTTCTCCGGCCTCAACGCGCTCTACGACACCGTCGGCGCCAACGCCGACATCTGGGTCAACGACCACCGCTTCCGCGTGCTGCGCAGGCTCGGCGACGCCGGCCCCGCGGGCTCCTCCGTCTTCCTCGTCAAGgaggtcgtcgccgccgccgccgcctccgacgGCACCGCCGGGGCGGGGCCAGGCACCGTCGGGATCGCCAAGAAGAAGGGCGTCGACCCGTCCCACATCTCAG CTGATGGGACATATGCTTTGAAGAAAGTTCTTATTCAGAGCGACCAACATCTAGAGCTAGTTCGCCAGGAGATCAAAGTGTCCTCTCAATTCAGCCATCCAAATCTACTTCCACTTCTCGAAAATGCCATTATTGCAGTCAAG GGTGTGCAAGATGGGTCGCAGAACCACGAGGCTTACTTGTTATTCCCAGTTCACCTAGATGGAACCTTGCAGGATGTCCTTAAAGCCATGCAAGAAAAGAAGGAACATTTTCCGACAATTACTATTCTCCAGATATTTCGACAG CTATGTGCAGGACTGAAGCATATGCACAGTTTTGAGCCACCATATGCTCACAATGGGGTTAAACCTGACAATGTCCTCATAACTCAGAGGAAGGAGCAGCATCTTGCTATCTTGATGGACTTTGAAAGTGCTCGCCCCGCAAGAAGAGCTATTAGATCCCAAGCAGAAGCCTTGCAGCTGCAG GAATGGGCTTCAGAGCACTGTTCTGAACTTTACCGGGCACCTGAATTATGGGAATGCCCAAGCCATGCCGATATTGATGAGAGGACAGATGTATGGTCTCTGGGATGCACCCTTTATGCTATGAT GTACGGAAAATCCCCATTCGAATACGAGCTTGATGAAGCTGCTGGTGAGAGCTTAGTAACGGTCATCAAAAGTGCACAGGTTAAATGGTCTACTGAGATGGGTTCGTCCTACCCTGACAGCCTCCGCCAGTTCATAACCTGGATGCTGCAGCCACACCCTGCAGTTCGTCCCCATATCGACGACGTCATCATCCACGTTGATAAACTCATCGCGAAGTACTCGACTTGA